AAGAGATACATGGAGAGTGCGAGGGAGCTTGAGAAGGCAAGGGCAGAGCTGAAAGGAGCGGAAGAGCTTAGGGACGAGGTCATGAAGCTCCTCGACGAGCTGAAGGCTAAGAAGAAGGAGATAGAGGAAGCGGAGAAGGAAATAGAGACTGTTGAGAAGGCCATAGCGGACATGACTGCCTTCAAAGAAAAGGTCGCCAGGCTCAAGGCGGAGGAAGAGCTTAGGGGCCTCGAGGAGGTTCAGAAGCTCGCGGGAGAGACCTTCTCGGAGATGACGGAGGGTAAGTACCAGGGAGTGAAGCTCAAGAGGGAGAAGAAGTACGGCAAAGAGAGGATAGAGCTGAAGGTTCTCTACGCCGGAAATGAGGTAGGTCTGGAGTTCCTCAGCGGCGGCGAGAGGATAGCACTCGGTTTAGCCTTCCGCCTGGCGCTCTCGCTGTACAAGGTGGGGAACCTTGAACTGCTGATTCTGGACGAGCCGACGCCCTTCCTCGACGAGGAACGCAGGAAGAAGCTCGTTGAGATAATATCGAGCCAGCTCAGGAAGATACCGCAGGTGATAATAGTTTCGCACGACGAGGAGCTGAAGGACGCCGCAGATTACGTGATACGGGTGGAGAACGTCGGTGGAAAGAGCAGGGTAGAGGTGGAGAGCCTTGGAGCGTATTGACGATGAACACATAAACGAAATACGGCGGTTCCTCATTCAAAGCAGGGAGGAACTTGAAAGGCTGGTGCCCCTAGTCAGAAAGTACTTCAAATGGAATAAACTTCCTGAGCCAAAGGAGGCCAATGTCTATGCCGTCGATGGTAGCAGAATGGCGAAGAGGCTGAGCGGGGCTATAATCTATGCGGTTTCAGCCGCAGGGATTGGGGAGAGGCTTTACTACTGGAACGACATAGGGACGCTGTTTCCCTATAGCAACGCCGACGACAGGATAAGAATTCACATGGACACACTGGAGAAGAGGATGGGGGCGATGGTGAGCGAACTGGGAGGGGAACTCGTTCTCATGGATGGAACCCTCAGCGGTGCCCTTATACGGCCTCCAACCTACATTGAATCCACCACGAGAAAGATCTATTCAAAACACGGCGACACGCTTCTGGATGCCTCACTGGACTTTCTGGACCTCCTTGACAGGGAATGGAAGGTTTGGAGAAAGCAGATGAAGGAGGAAGGCGTTGTCTCGGGTCCTTCGCTGATTTCGCGCGGCAGGGGCGGGAAGGACGTCTTCCGGATTCTCATGGAAATGAGTCCGAGCGTCAAAAAAAGCCTTTGGTGGGTGAAGGACAGGGAGGACCTCATAATCCTGTTTGAATATCTGGAGTACCTCCACGCCCTTGACAGGCTCTTTGGTGGGAGAACGGCAGCGGTAGCGAAGACTTTCTACAAATCCGACGTGATAGGAACCGTCGTCGAGAGAGAGGGCATCAAAAAGGCGCCCATAATGGTGGATACCCCCGTCGTCGCTTCACTGTCGGAGTCCCCTGGTTATCTGCCGTTTAACTATCGCTCAGGTATCAAGGAGGCCTTCCCGGAGTTCGTTATCAGCCTCATGCGGCACGGCAAATTCCAGAACCTTCGGGAAATCCTTGAAGTGGATGAAGGCAACCTCGTAAGGGCAAGAATACAGCCTGCTTACGTGCGCTTTGCTGAGGGTGGGTTGATATACCTTCTGGAGGTTCCCGAGAAGCAGGACTTCGAGAGAACCCTCGCGGAGATTCTCTCCGTTGCAGAGGACGAGTACGTCATCCCCCTTGAGTACGCCCACCACTCTGTCGTGATAAAGAAGAAGGAGTTTGACGCATACGTCAACGCGGTGCTGAGCGCGCTGGTCGGTGAGGACGAGCGCTTCCTGAGCTTCCTGCGCTACGGGAGGGAGCCTCTGGAGTGAGGG
This window of the Thermococcus siculi genome carries:
- a CDS encoding DNA double-strand break repair nuclease NurA, with amino-acid sequence MERIDDEHINEIRRFLIQSREELERLVPLVRKYFKWNKLPEPKEANVYAVDGSRMAKRLSGAIIYAVSAAGIGERLYYWNDIGTLFPYSNADDRIRIHMDTLEKRMGAMVSELGGELVLMDGTLSGALIRPPTYIESTTRKIYSKHGDTLLDASLDFLDLLDREWKVWRKQMKEEGVVSGPSLISRGRGGKDVFRILMEMSPSVKKSLWWVKDREDLIILFEYLEYLHALDRLFGGRTAAVAKTFYKSDVIGTVVEREGIKKAPIMVDTPVVASLSESPGYLPFNYRSGIKEAFPEFVISLMRHGKFQNLREILEVDEGNLVRARIQPAYVRFAEGGLIYLLEVPEKQDFERTLAEILSVAEDEYVIPLEYAHHSVVIKKKEFDAYVNAVLSALVGEDERFLSFLRYGREPLE